From the genome of Mesorhizobium japonicum MAFF 303099, one region includes:
- the gor gene encoding glutathione-disulfide reductase → MAGYDYDLFVIGGGSGGVRAARVAATLGKRVGIAEEYRFGGTCVIRGCVPKKLYVYASQFPEHFADAAGYGWTVPEASFNWQTLVANKDREISRLEAIYKKNVEGAGGETFPSRAMIVDPHVVHLLDDDRTVTADQILIATGGRPAAHPALPGHEHCIFSNEAFDLKELPKAIMIEGGGYIAVEFANIFHGLGVDTTLVYRGKEILSRFDMDLRRTLHETMEKKGIKILCHAVSERVHKRPDGRLDALLTSGQTLTVDQVMLAIGRIPNTENMGLEGIGLEMTQAGAIKVDEYSRTNIDNIWAIGDVTNRVQLTPVAIHEAMCFVETAFKGNPTAPDHDTIATAVFSQPEIGTVGLSEDEAVKRFADVEIYRASFRPMRHTLSGRDEKMLIKLVVDGASRKVLGAHILGPDAGEMAQLLGIPLKAGLSKDDFDRTMAVHPTAAEELVTMYKPTYRVKDGQRVQ, encoded by the coding sequence ATGGCCGGTTATGACTACGATCTTTTCGTCATCGGCGGCGGCTCCGGTGGGGTGAGGGCGGCGCGCGTTGCCGCGACACTCGGCAAGCGCGTCGGCATCGCCGAGGAATACCGATTTGGCGGCACCTGTGTCATCCGCGGCTGCGTGCCGAAAAAACTCTATGTCTACGCCTCGCAATTTCCGGAGCATTTTGCCGATGCCGCCGGCTATGGCTGGACGGTGCCGGAGGCCAGTTTCAATTGGCAGACACTGGTCGCCAACAAGGACCGCGAGATCAGCCGGCTGGAGGCAATCTACAAGAAGAATGTCGAGGGCGCCGGCGGCGAGACCTTCCCTTCGCGGGCGATGATCGTAGACCCGCATGTGGTGCATCTCCTGGACGACGACCGCACCGTCACCGCCGACCAAATCCTGATCGCCACCGGCGGCCGTCCGGCGGCCCACCCGGCGCTTCCCGGCCATGAGCATTGCATCTTTTCCAACGAGGCTTTCGACCTCAAGGAACTGCCGAAGGCGATCATGATCGAGGGCGGCGGCTATATCGCGGTCGAGTTCGCCAACATTTTCCACGGCCTCGGCGTCGACACCACGCTGGTCTATCGCGGCAAGGAGATCCTCAGCCGCTTCGACATGGATCTGCGCCGCACGCTGCACGAGACCATGGAAAAGAAGGGGATCAAGATACTTTGCCATGCAGTGAGCGAGCGGGTGCACAAGCGGCCGGACGGCCGGCTCGACGCCCTTCTCACCAGCGGCCAGACCCTGACGGTGGACCAGGTCATGCTGGCCATCGGGCGCATTCCCAACACCGAGAATATGGGTCTGGAAGGCATCGGCCTCGAGATGACCCAAGCCGGCGCGATCAAGGTCGACGAGTACTCCCGCACCAACATCGACAATATCTGGGCGATCGGCGACGTCACCAACCGCGTGCAGCTGACACCGGTGGCGATCCACGAAGCGATGTGCTTTGTCGAGACGGCATTCAAGGGGAATCCGACCGCGCCCGACCACGACACCATCGCCACCGCGGTCTTCTCGCAGCCTGAAATCGGTACTGTCGGTCTGTCGGAAGACGAAGCCGTGAAGCGTTTCGCCGATGTCGAAATCTACCGCGCCAGCTTCCGGCCGATGCGGCATACGCTCTCGGGCCGCGACGAGAAGATGCTGATAAAGCTGGTGGTCGACGGCGCTTCCCGCAAAGTGCTCGGCGCCCACATATTGGGGCCGGATGCCGGCGAAATGGCGCAGCTGCTCGGTATTCCGCTGAAGGCCGGCCTGAGCAAGGATGATTTCGACCGCACAATGGCCGTGCACCCGACCGCGGCGGAAGAACTCGTCACCATGTACAAGCCGACCTACCGCGTGAAGGACGGCCAGCGCGTCCAGTGA